The DNA sequence CGGTGCCGTCGGGCTTGTTCCAGTTCTCGCCCCAGCCGGCCCCCACCGGTGGCGGTTCGGCCGCCGGGCCCGGCTCCCCATGGGCGTGGTACTCCACCGAACCGGCGGTCATCTGCATGAACGCCTCTTCCAGGGAGGCCCGCTGGGAGCTCAGCTCGTGCAGCACCAGGTGGTGCCGGGCGGCCAGCTCGCCCAACTCCTCGGTGGTGGCGCCGTCGATCTCCAGGACGCCGCCCGCCGTCTCCACGGCGGTGTAACCCTCCTGGTGCAGCACGTCCCGCAGCCGCTCCTGCTGCGGGGAGCGCAGCCGCGCGTAGCTGCGGGAGTTCTCGTGGATGAAGTCCGCCATCGAGGTGTCGGCGAGCAGCTTGCCCTGGCCGATCACGATCAAATGGTCGGCGGTCAGCGCCATTTCGCTCATCAGGTGGGAGGAGACGAAGATCGTCCGGCCCTCCGAGGCGAGCGCCTTCATCAGATTGCGGATCCAGTGGATGCCCTCGGGGTCCAGCCCGTTGACCGGCTCGTCGAACATCAGGATCTCGGGATCGCCCAGCAGCGCCGACGCGATGCCGAGCCGCTGGCCCATGCCGAGGGAGAAGCCCTTGGACTTCTTCCTCGCCACCGCGCTCAGGCCGACCATGTCGAGGACCTCGTCGACCCGGCTGCTGGGGATGCGGTTGCTCTGCGCCAGGCACAGCAGGTTGTTGTACGCGCTGCGGCCGCCGTGCATCGCCTTGGCGTCGAGGAGCGCCCCGATGTACTTCAGCGGTTCCTGGAGATCGCGGTAGTGCTTGCCGTCGATGCGCACCGTACCGCTGGTCGGGTTGTCGAGATCGAGCATCATCCGCATCGTGGTGGACTTACCTGCCCCGTTCGGGCCGAGGAAGCCGGTCACGATGCCCGGTCTGACCTGGCACGACAGATGATCGACGGCGACCTTGCTGCCGAATCGTTTGGTGAGTCCCTCGAGCTCGATCATGCGTTCACGCTAGAACGCCCGAGCGCCCGGCGCCACCACAAAGGCGGAACCGGGCGCACGCGGGGGCCCTACACGCGCCGGGGGTCAGCGGGTCTGCTGGGCCGGGACGCCGCGGGTGGCGGAATCGTCCTCCGCCGGGGAACCGGCCGCGGCCACGGCGGCGCCGGTCAGCGTCGCCAGCATCTCGCGGACGTTGGTGAGCTGCGCGTTGATCGAGTCGCGGCGGTTGGTGAGCGCCGCCAGCTCGCGCTCCGATTCGCTGCGGATCCGGTCGGCCTTGGCGTTGGCGTCGGCGACGATGTCCTCGGCCTGGCGCTGCGCGGTCTCCACCGTCTGGCGGGCCCGGCGCTCGGCGTCCGTGCGGAGCTTCTCGGCCTCCAGGCGGAGCTGCTCGGCACGGTGCTCGATCTCGGCGAGACGCTTCTCGGCCTTGGCCTGACGGGACGCGAG is a window from the Streptomyces sp. MMBL 11-1 genome containing:
- a CDS encoding ABC transporter ATP-binding protein; its protein translation is MIELEGLTKRFGSKVAVDHLSCQVRPGIVTGFLGPNGAGKSTTMRMMLDLDNPTSGTVRIDGKHYRDLQEPLKYIGALLDAKAMHGGRSAYNNLLCLAQSNRIPSSRVDEVLDMVGLSAVARKKSKGFSLGMGQRLGIASALLGDPEILMFDEPVNGLDPEGIHWIRNLMKALASEGRTIFVSSHLMSEMALTADHLIVIGQGKLLADTSMADFIHENSRSYARLRSPQQERLRDVLHQEGYTAVETAGGVLEIDGATTEELGELAARHHLVLHELSSQRASLEEAFMQMTAGSVEYHAHGEPGPAAEPPPVGAGWGENWNKPDGTDGKGA